The genomic DNA ACATTCTATCAGTTCCTGGGGTACTCGCCAATAACTGACGCCTTTTCCTTCCCACGCCTCAAATACATCCATCATCATTTTCAGTTCACTAACAGAATAGTAGCTCCAGATATATTGGACATTATTTCCAGACTctcttttgtaaatgtttttactATAAATTCTTCCTCCTAGTTCTTTTTCTATTGCAGCTGTTCCATCTACTTTTGTGCCATACACACCTATTATCTTACTCTCGCAACTTGGATCAGACGTATTGAGGTAGTGTAGGACCCAAACAGTAGGCTTAGTGCATATTAAGCCATAAGAGTCACAAAAATCTAGGAGTGTCTTTTTAAGTTCCAAATTTAATCTTAAAGAATATGTCTCCATTTCATTAGCCAAGTGGTCAACAAGGCTATAGGGATAAGGAATGCCAAAGTAATCAGCCTCTTCCTGCAAAGCAATTCATGTTTGCTCATCTTCTGGAATGTGAACCTCTCCATGGAGATAGTCTAAGAGGTATTTAAAGAGGTTGCCATCTCGATCAATAAGACAAGCCCCTGTATTGTCCATTTTTAGAGGAAACCGTCCACTGAACATAGATGCTAGCATTGATTCTTTAAAACGACATAAAGATTCACGACGAGCAGTATACATGCAACCTCCAACATTAAGTCGAATAATATCTAGTGCCTTTTCACTCTTGCTGTTATCCATTGCATTTGCAGCCAGTGGTGCTAACAGGATTGTGCACTTTGAGACCTGTAAGAGCTTAGGCGGGAGCGCGCacggagggaggaagggatggaggggGGAGAGGCAGGGAGATGAAACAGCCCCAACCGCTCTCACTCCGTGGAGTCCGAAGAGCCACTGTCCAAAGACTACTCCGGTGATcatgaatgctgttaccttcccacagagaagtggtacctatttatctacttgcatttgcatgctttcgaattgctaggttggcaaaagctgggactagtgaaaggagtataccccatcatgcagcattcaggcctcgaactgccaaccttcctatCTTtggatcatcagaattggcgtcttaaccactaagccaccggaTCCCatgtaatatattaaaatattaccaTTATTAAAATCACCCCACTGGCTGCCAAATTGTTTCTGATCAAGATGTTGGTTGTTCCTTTTAAAACcgtacatggtttgggtccaatcTACCAACAGGATCACATTCTGCTATATAATCTGTTCCATACACTTAGGTCCTTTGGGAAATGTCTCTGTCAATCAGTTAAAACCAGGCTGACAATTGTTATCCATTTTTTATTTAGCtacccctaaattgtggaatgaccttctggaagagatttgtAAGTTGGATATCTTGTCCA from Sceloporus undulatus isolate JIND9_A2432 ecotype Alabama chromosome 2, SceUnd_v1.1, whole genome shotgun sequence includes the following:
- the LOC121921980 gene encoding LOW QUALITY PROTEIN: BTB/POZ domain-containing protein KCTD18-like (The sequence of the model RefSeq protein was modified relative to this genomic sequence to represent the inferred CDS: substituted 1 base at 1 genomic stop codon) gives rise to the protein MDNSKSEKALDIIRLNVGGCMYTARRESLCRFKESMLASMFSGRFPLKMDNTGACLIDRDGNLFKYLLDYLHGEVHIPEDEQTXIALQEEADYFGIPYPYSLVDHLANEMETYSLRLNLELKKTLLDFCDSYGLICTKPTVWVLHYLNTSDPSCESKIIGVYGTKVDGTAAIEKELGGRIYSKNIYKRESGNNVQYIWSYYSVSELKMMMDVFEAWEGKGVSYWRVPQELIECWTLEERPLEGSLQNMSPVRKRRIIDFSKEEENQQSSKTNRKPIQFSGPSTSPHIKVKNSASLKIAVSPTPSCSQMAHKRPIRDSLLPCKELPHAKSTCLTKNSWTSGRNAENGVLCQTTLDSRLSKKPAASRVVKLKQTPLCNELLTQNSSSVLSKMDEQQVPSVSVTSTSAS